The DNA window CGGTGGCCCGCGAGACCGACGCACAAGGAGGACGGCGTGGAATTGATGGAGTGCGACGCCGAGGAGGAGACGGCGAACAGGAAAGGTGGTTATGGAAATACGGAGGGGTTCTTGGTGACGAACCGCAACAGCTGATCACCGTCATTTTTTTTGTTCGGATGAAGGACGAAGAGTTTACGGTGATTAACCCTTTTTTATTCAAGATTTTATAGTTgaaatttaaaagttttgaCCAGTAGGAATCATAAAAGGACATGTAATTTAAGTATTTAACTAGAGTGAGTAGGCTGTTTATGACACTTCGATTATATGAAAAAAAAAAAGTTCAAAGTTAAAATCTTGTGTGTAACTTTATTTCCACCCAATAACCGCAATGAATTATGTTTGAGGGACGAAAATGAGGTGAACAAAAAGGAAACGGGTCCACAGTTGCACATCGATGATCCATTGCAATTCCACAATGCTTACGTGTGAATGCTTAGTTCCCACACACTAACCTGATGATGTGATATAAACAGCTTCACATGATTTGGCTTCATGTGTGCTGATCTCGGATGCATGCACATTGAGCAGACCAATCGGCAAAACTTCTGCAGTTAAAAATTGCAATTCTTGGTGCATCAGTACGCAGCTAGACCAAGAAGCTACTCCCATTTTGATCGATCCATTAGCCTGAGACAACCTGACCAAAGGTTTATATCTATGAATATGAGCTGTGTTCCTGCTGCACCTACATGCCTTTGTTCCTGCTGGCATGCCATATATAAATCTATGGGATAGATCCACAGAAGTGAGCATCGCCATCCAGATATATAGTTGCAGAAAAAAAGGCACTTTAGAAGATCGGCAATAAGAAATGCTGCATGATGCCAAGAGAGGCCATTACGCTGCTACTCCACATGCATAGCTTCGGTACTAAGAATTGGAACCAGAGATCATGGGGCCGGACCCTGATGAAAGCATTCATCCATGGGCCTCTCTGAGGAGCAAACTATACTCCCAAGATGCATGTCGTCATTTTCTGTAGCTTACTGGCAACAAGCCGCCATGCCATTGGTTTTAAGATGATGAATGGCCATGATAATCCATATGATCCTGCACGTGCGTATATATGGAAAATCCTCCGCTTTACACTAGCCATCGCCTTGCCTTCTTTGCTCGATCGATCATCATCGTTGCTAGCGTACGTGCATGACACGCACGTACGCGTCCGTGACTTGCAACCACGACCTCTCAAGTCGTTCTACAAAGTGGGTGTAGTTCACGCCTAGGTCTCGGAATCTAGACGACGAAACAGAAAAGCCATGCATGGGGTGAACAAAACTTGGAAGACACGGACTAGAGACGACCAGAGTACCTACTGTGCCTACTTTTGAACTGTTGCAGTCACCGTCAAACACGAAATGACCCTGCTAATTCCAATAATCCTCTCCATGCATGTACCAAATCTTGAGATGCTAATATTTTAACCACATAATTAATCTTCGTCGCAGCGTGTTTCCACAAGGAAAGATGCGCCGTAATAATcgtattattattattattatttcgCGACGTGCCTTCTCTAGGTAAAGTACTGCCAATAAACACTTTCCGCGCCGTCTTTAGGATTGAAGAAGTAAAAGAAGTTTGAAAAGCTTGGCCACATGCTATGTGCTTTTGAATTAGAGAAAGCGAACCTGTGCTGTCTCCGTCCTCAGCCTCCATGGAATCGATCACGTGGCAATGACAATTAGAGCTAGCTCGATCGCGTGCTAAACCGAAACCGAGTAGCAAAGCTAAGGGATCCCTCGCGAGACTGCAGATAGCGCATCTGGAGGTCGAAGGCTCGAAGCCCACTGGTTATGTGTCAAAAGAACTTTGAAATATATCACCTTTTTCAAAGAACTTTGATTATTTATTACCATCTAGGACTTACAAATTCTCTCAACTTactcccccctctctctctctctggctcTGCATGACTGGGAATAACCTCAATCTACAAATaaaaatctctctctctctctctccaatgCAAAAATCAAAAGTTTTTCAGATGTTTGGCAAGTAGTGCATTATTGGTACATTTGGCAAATACAATAATTGCCCTAGAGACCTCAGTTGATCGAAGTCAGTCAATCCCGTTATACACGCTTATACTTATACACACCATACCGCGAACGGCCGGCAACCCAAAAGCCAAAACGAGTCGATAAAACGCACCGAACCGTGGCCCCCCCGGCTTCCTTTCCTACTCCCGCACTAGACACTGTCCCACACCACCTATATATCCAGCCGCGCGCTGCTTCGCTCCGATCCGAAGCAGACACGGCCGGCCGCAGGTCGATCGCCTGAACCGACGCGACGCTCCGATCGATACGCCGCGATCGGCGATCCGACCACATCAGTTGATCCATACCACCCAGGCACCCACCAACGAGCGGATCGGAATTGAAACCTACTCCGATCGACCGAGACGTTTCGGCAATGAAGCTCTTCATGTGCTTcggcggtgcggcggccgtggccgacgacgaggcggcggctcgccgggggGACCAGAGAGGCCGCCGGAGCCTGTCGTTCCGGGGGAAGTTCTTGTCCGGTAACAAGGGCAGCAAGAAGAAGTCGCCGCCGGCCGAGTCCAAGAAGCGCGGGATGTACGCGGACGACGTCGTCTACGGCGTGTTCGGTCCGTCCACGGCGTCGTCGGTGGCGTCCTCGGCGCTGCTGAGCTCCGCGGCGTCGATGGACTCGggctactcctcctcctcctcctcctcgtcctctcgCTCCTCGACCGCCTCGTCCTCGGCGTCCGTCTCGGGGGTGCTCTTCCCGCCGGCGGCGAAGCGGCAGCAGGCGAAGAAGGGGTCGTccccggcggcgggcgcggcggccgtggtccTGTGCCTGCTGATGGTGGTGTTCTGCGGCCGGGTCGGGGCCACGCTGCTCACGTCCACAGCGCTCTACCTCTTCCCGCGGCGGTGGCCCGCGAGGACGGCGCATGGGAAGGACGGCGTCGACTCCCTGGAGTCCGACGCCGAGGAGGAGACTACGGCGAGGAGGAAGGTGGTTATGGATCAGGGGTTCTTGATGAGGAACCGCAAGAAGTGATGAACTGATGATACCGTAGTTTCTTTTTTTTCACTTCCTTTTTGTTCGGATGAGAAGGAAGAGTTTTGCACTAACTAATTGTTTTTCTCCAAGAGTTTACTATGTAATTAATCTGCGGACATAATGTATAGCCAAACTTACACAAAGATAGTTTGTAGCTTGTGATATTTGTGTAACAAAACCAATGTTGAAAGGTAAAAAAAGAAGACTTGTGTTAACTTTGCTTCCATTCCATCCAGTTACTGCAATGAAATGAAACTTTCAGAAAAGACAGTGAGGTTCAGAAAGCAAAGTGTGTTGGCAGAATTGTGGGCACCAACAAATTCCGGAATGCATAACTACGTGTCGCTCTGGcgtgaaaaaaaaaggaaacttTGGCAAGGTTTGCAATTATGAAAGTATATCTGCACTCGAGAACGAGCTACTTTTGAGGAACTCATGAATGATTGGTGCTTTGCATTCCTCTTTTCCTCGTGCTTCTTCTTTATGCCCCACATGTGGAAGTGTGGTTCTTATTAGAAGCAAGGGAAAAACACACTGGATTTTGGTAGGAAGTCCATCAAGGCATATCAAGCACCCTCAATAAATCAGCTATTGGAACACCCTTAACTTTGTAATCCCACAATAGTCACTTGACCAGTTTACTGAAAGGTGAATAGACATGTCACTTAATATATAGTCAAGAATAATACTGTATGCACACAATTTTCCCTTGTTGGGTGCTCTGGTTTACTGTGTCCTGAACCTTGGAAACATGCATGTCATGTGCCAATAATACTGTCGCTCGCTGAAAAAGCCCCTTGTGATATGGAGATATCCCCATCGCCAGAAGATCATAGTCACGGCGTGCCGGCCGTGGTGTGAGGTGTCGAATCATTGGTTCATACTTCGTAGTTAAAGTGAAAGGGCCGCCTGATAAAAGCACTGCTCATTTTTAACTAAAACCAGGTCCTTATGCATGTTAATGGAGCGTCCACTACTCCACTGTCCTCTGTATACAGATGTGATGTACAGTAAATGGCTTCTCGTGATCATTTGTCCTTTTGACTTTTGTCCTGGTTTCAGCTCAATAGATGCATTTCACTCATCAGATGCATGCATTATTGACAAGGCTATCTGCAAAACTTCTGCAGAAAAAACTGCCAGAAGTTGCTAGCCATCCTGATCCAATAATAGAGTCGACTGACAGATTGACACAGAACATGTCCAAATTAAAGAGGTCAAtgtgagctgctgctgctgctgaaggAAAGCGTTCGAAGCTAAGCGTACACGCTGTATGCTGTATGCATGATGGACCATGCCAGGAGTCCATGAGATTCAGACGATCAGACAGACAGTACGTGAGCCCATCGCCATCGCCATCTCCATCCTGCACCCTGCACACTTGCAAAAAGCTCTTTAGAGACTCGTTAGTAGTGATGCCAAGACGCCTATATGCTGCAGCTTCTAACAATCAAACAATGCATAGCTTCGTTACTAAGGAACGGAAGTTGGGGCCGATCTTGGCGGCAAAACCCTAAAAGCATTCATCCTTTAGAAATTGTAAAAGCCATGGTCCTCTCCTCTCTTGGGATATATATAACTATAGTCAAGACGCATGGCTTTTCTCCTTTCTACTAGCATCTATCCATGATCCATCCACTTCTTCCGTGCTTCAGCTTTACCTGATTTGGCTATGTAGCCGCACTCAATCAAGAAGCCGGTTTGCAGATGgaggaggaaaaaaaaaactggGAGCCAGTAAAGTTTTTTttcgttcttttttttttgcttcacgggctctgGATTCTCCTGCACTATAGCAAAGAGCTTATTTGGGAGGATCTGGCCCTCCTAAATGGGTCATGAGATTGATTACTATATTGAGCACCGGAGGATTTAAAAATTCAGGAATATGCCTAAGCATTGATTGATTATTATCATAGCTTATACACGTAGTATGGCTGTATGGGGCTCGTGGAGTGCATGCATGCACACGCGGGACGCGCTAAACGCGTGACTTATGAACACATGATCGCTTTCTTGTTTTTTTATTCGAGAGATTCTTAGAGCATGAATGCATGACCTTCACATGCATTTATGCTCAAAGTCAACATGTACCTGAAGTTCACAGGGTTGCTTTGCATCAGAATATATAAGGTTAATATTCTTAAGCATGAAGCATC is part of the Panicum hallii strain FIL2 chromosome 2, PHallii_v3.1, whole genome shotgun sequence genome and encodes:
- the LOC112882454 gene encoding uncharacterized protein LOC112882454 — encoded protein: MKLFMCFGGAAAVADDEAAARRGDQRGRRSLSFRGKFLSGNKGSKKKSPPAESKKRGMYADDVVYGVFGPSTASSVASSALLSSAASMDSGYSSSSSSSSSRSSTASSSASVSGVLFPPAAKRQQAKKGSSPAAGAAAVVLCLLMVVFCGRVGATLLTSTALYLFPRRWPARTAHGKDGVDSLESDAEEETTARRKVVMDQGFLMRNRKK